A portion of the Calothrix sp. 336/3 genome contains these proteins:
- a CDS encoding N-acetylmuramoyl-L-alanine amidase, with protein sequence MKSLLGFISLSSIVVPSVAMANEQSLKVVFPKNNYQTSADRIFFIGTAPPTGQVLVNGKPITRSLGGHFAPNFPLNLGENLFTFRYENQEVQIKVIRVANQPEIPQGLGFAPDSLIPAVDIARLPGEVVCFSAIATPSAKVSVKLANQTIILSPQPQQVQLPSNLAALTGTSQSTDQLRTTKYAGCMELTPEVTQNVSTLIYGNNIISGAVLPDNTKDMDLGKPEFQLTLNGKTLTQEGKGKVQILAPAKLPVIEVTADGGVARTGSSTDYSRLTPLPQGTRATVTGKDGDWLRLDYGGWINSKETITIPGAIPPKAIIRSVTSRQLPRATEIIFPLQTTVPLTVEQGSRTFTLNLYNTTAQTDIIRLDDNPLISRLDWQQVTPQQTRYTFHLKKDQQWGYKLRYQGSNLILTLRHAPAIAKDKPLTGTKILLDPGHGGNESGAAGPTGYLEKDVNLIVSKLLRDELVKRGATVVMTRDTDKEVSLPDRQKIIHQEEPTLALSIHYNSLPDNGDAENTRGIGTFWYHPQAHSLAIFMHNYLVKELNRPSYGVFWNNLALARPSAAPSVLLELGFMSNPQEFEWVTDEKQQKKLAQAIAQGVVQWLQKSTK encoded by the coding sequence ATGAAATCACTTTTAGGATTTATATCGCTAAGCTCTATAGTTGTTCCCTCCGTAGCAATGGCAAATGAACAGTCTCTCAAGGTTGTTTTTCCTAAAAATAACTACCAAACGAGTGCCGATAGAATATTTTTCATTGGCACTGCACCACCAACAGGACAGGTTCTAGTTAATGGTAAGCCAATAACCCGTAGTTTAGGTGGTCATTTTGCCCCAAACTTCCCTCTAAACTTAGGAGAGAACCTGTTTACTTTTCGCTACGAGAATCAGGAAGTTCAGATCAAAGTCATCAGAGTTGCCAACCAACCAGAGATACCACAGGGATTAGGTTTTGCTCCAGATTCTCTCATACCAGCAGTGGATATTGCCAGATTACCAGGGGAAGTGGTTTGTTTTAGCGCGATCGCCACTCCCAGTGCTAAGGTATCAGTCAAATTAGCTAATCAAACCATTATCCTGTCACCCCAACCCCAGCAAGTACAATTGCCTAGTAACCTCGCAGCTCTTACAGGTACAAGCCAATCTACTGACCAGTTGAGGACAACTAAGTATGCTGGTTGCATGGAATTGACTCCAGAAGTAACTCAAAATGTTAGCACCCTAATTTACGGTAACAACATCATTTCTGGTGCTGTTCTCCCTGACAATACCAAAGATATGGACTTAGGAAAACCGGAATTCCAACTAACACTCAATGGTAAGACTCTCACCCAAGAGGGTAAAGGAAAAGTTCAAATTCTTGCACCAGCAAAATTGCCAGTCATAGAAGTTACAGCAGATGGGGGGGTGGCTCGCACTGGTTCAAGTACTGATTATTCTAGACTTACGCCTTTACCCCAGGGAACTAGGGCAACTGTCACTGGTAAAGATGGTGACTGGTTACGCTTAGATTACGGTGGGTGGATTAACAGTAAAGAAACTATCACTATCCCTGGCGCGATTCCTCCAAAAGCAATTATTCGCAGTGTGACATCTCGCCAACTCCCCAGGGCAACGGAAATTATTTTCCCCTTACAGACGACGGTACCACTAACTGTAGAGCAGGGCAGCAGAACTTTCACTCTCAATCTGTACAATACCACAGCCCAAACTGATATTATTCGCCTGGATGATAATCCTTTAATTTCTCGCCTCGATTGGCAACAGGTGACTCCACAACAAACTCGATATACCTTTCACCTCAAAAAAGACCAACAGTGGGGTTACAAGCTGCGCTACCAGGGGAGTAACTTGATTTTGACTTTACGTCATGCTCCGGCGATCGCCAAGGATAAGCCTTTAACTGGTACTAAAATTCTCCTCGACCCTGGGCATGGGGGCAATGAATCTGGTGCTGCGGGTCCGACGGGTTATTTGGAAAAGGATGTTAATTTAATTGTGTCCAAACTGTTGCGGGATGAATTGGTGAAACGAGGAGCAACGGTGGTGATGACGCGGGATACCGATAAGGAAGTATCTTTACCAGATAGACAAAAAATTATTCACCAGGAAGAACCGACTTTGGCTCTGTCGATTCATTATAATTCTTTACCGGATAATGGTGATGCGGAAAATACAAGGGGAATTGGGACTTTCTGGTATCATCCCCAAGCCCATAGTTTGGCGATATTTATGCATAATTACCTGGTAAAGGAATTAAACCGTCCATCCTATGGGGTGTTTTGGAATAATTTAGCATTAGCTCGCCCCTCTGCTGCACCTTCGGTATTGTTGGAATTGGGTTTTATGAGTAACCCCCAGGAATTTGAGTGGGTGACTGATGAGAAACAACAAAAAAAATTAGCCCAGGCGATCGCCCAAGGTGTGGTGCAATGGTTACAGAAAAGCACTAAGTAG